The following proteins are co-located in the Saccharomycodes ludwigii strain NBRC 1722 chromosome V, whole genome shotgun sequence genome:
- the SEC61 gene encoding translocon subunit SEC61 (similar to Saccharomyces cerevisiae YLR378C | SEC61 | SECretory) — translation MSSNNFLEFFKPFESYLPEVIAPTRAVPYNQKLMWTGVTLLIFLILSQIPLYGIVSSETADPLYWLRAMLASNRGTLMELGVSPIITSSMIFQFLQGTQLLTINRENKRDRELFEVAQKVFAILLTLGQAVVVVLSGNYGRPSDLGIAISLLLIFQLIFASFIVLLLDELLTKGYGLGSGISLFTATNIAEQIFWRAFAPTTVSTGRGTEFEGAVIAFFHLLFVRKDKKRALVEAFYRQNLPNMFQVLSTVAVFLFVLYLQGFRYEIPVKSTRVRGQVGSYPVKLFYTSNTPIMLQSALTSNIFLISQILYNKFPTNPIVRLLGVWGVPTSGGSFGSGKAALSGLAYYLQPPFSAKEALTDPIKFMFYVAFVLGCCAVFSKTWTEISGTSAKDVAKQFKDQGMVISGKRDTSVYKTLKGIIPTAAAFGGACIGALSVGSDLLGTLGSGTSILMATTTIYGYYEIAAKEGGFTKNLVSGISELM, via the coding sequence ATGAGTAGCAACAACTTTCTAGAATTCTTTAAGCCATTCGAATCATATCTACCAGAGGTGATTGCACCAACCAGAGCAGTCCcatataatcaaaaattaatgtGGACAGGTGTCAcgttattgatttttttgatccTAAGTCAAATTCCACTATATGGTATTGTCTCATCTGAAACTGCTGATCCTTTATATTGGCTACGTGCAATGTTAGCTAGTAACAGGGGTACCCTAATGGAATTAGGTGTCTCTCCAATTATTACATCTTCAATGATTTTCCAATTCTTACAAGGTACCCAGCTATTGACCATTAATAGAGAAAACAAGAGAGACAGAGAATTATTTGAAGTCGCTCAAAAGGTTTTTGCCATATTATTGACTTTAGGTCAAGCTGTTGTGGTTGTGTTAAGTGGTAACTATGGTAGACCAAGTGATTTAGGAATCGCCATCTCTTTATTGCTAATTTTCCAATTGATTTTTGCCTCCTTTATCGtcttattattagatgAATTATTGACCAAAGGCTATGGTTTGGGTAGCGGTATTTCCTTATTTACTGCCACTAATATTGCtgaacaaattttttggaGAGCTTTTGCTCCTACAACTGTCAGTACAGGCAGAGGAACTGAATTTGAAGGTGCTGTCATTGCCTTTTtccatttattatttgttagaaaagataaaaagagAGCCTTAGTTGAAGCATTTTACAGACAAAATTTACCTAATATGTTCCAAGTTTTAAGTACCGTTGCCGTTTTCTTATTTGTCTTATATTTACAAGGTTTCCGCTATGAAATCCCTGTCAAGTCCACCAGAGTCAGAGGTCAAGTTGGTAGCTATCCAGtcaaattattttacaCTTCAAATACCCCAATTATGTTACAATCAGCGTTAACCTCAAAcatctttttaatttctcaAATCTTATACAACAAATTTCCAACCAACCCAATTGTTAGATTACTAGGTGTTTGGGGTGTTCCAACATCTGGTGGTTCCTTTGGTAGCGGTAAAGCTGCATTGAGCGGTTTGGCTTACTATTTACAACCACCCTTCAGTGCCAAAGAAGCTTTAACAGATCCAATTAAATTTATGTTTTATGTTGCCTTTGTCTTGGGTTGTTGTGCCGTGTTTTCCAAAACATGGACTGAAATTAGTGGTACCAGTGCTAAAGATGTTGCTAAACAGTTTAAGGACCAAGGCATGGTTATCAGTGGTAAGAGAGATACTAGTGTGTACAAGACTTTAAAGGGTATTATTCCAACCGCTGCAGCCTTTGGCGGTGCATGTATTGGTGCTCTAAGTGTCGGTAGTGATTTATTAGGAACTTTGGGTAGTGGTACCAGTATTTTAATGGCCACCACCACTATATACGGTTATTATGAGATTGCTGCCAAAGAGGGTGGATTTACCAAAAATTTGGTTTCTGGTATTTCTGAATTGATGTGA
- the MCH1 gene encoding Mch1p (similar to Saccharomyces cerevisiae YDL054C | MCH1 | MonoCarboxylate transporter Homologue), translating to MSSSINMSTGLSRVEHNLTKHIRSITGGINSIKITYIAYIISLVSCLSAGSVTLISLFTEPWLEQYNYTPLQINLISSVINMGGYLTPPLLGLLSDSHGPVLLSMISSFGFVPGYWYLSGITPDNNHTIPFGLTLFCFFFIGCSTSALFFSALLSCSKFYSNSKLLCISLPTTFYGISSIWMGYIFTHVKWFYTYFDGEKGDILDLPKVFKFLSIFYMCICLFDWISTSIVARLKNESVYKNTTAVAPISVASSATIADEHQALLPEQECSITDMGKSLSEFFRSSSTYLLFLTMFGSFGVLESYLSNMGAISNLYNNSHSKKVSAQETLTIFSGNSTSIRIIVGVLLDVLNRMFSKRGTSTIKKNKSNRLITMSILWVLLMVGALSQYIFVIFGDDISSIALNLATACCGLAYGGLFTIFPSLVLNMWGQDIFGTCYGSFMVAPALGSTLYGIMFAKIYESTVGGGVGKISCLFSNFIITGNTFTVCLILSFVTYYWYL from the coding sequence ATGTCCAGTAGTATCAACATGTCGACCGGTTTATCACGTGTCGAACACAATTTAACTAAGCATATAAGATCAATCACAGGAGGTATAAAttctataaaaataacatacaTAGCATACATTATATCATTAGTATCATGTTTATCTGCAGGCTCGGTCACCTTGATTTCTCTATTTACTGAACCTTGGTTAGAACAATATAATTACACTCCACTACAGATTAATCTAATAAGCAGTGTAATTAACATGGGTGGTTATTTGACACCCCCATTATTAGGCCTATTGAGTGATTCCCACGGTCCAGTACTATTAAGTATGATCTCTTCGTTTGGGTTTGTGCCTGGTTATTGGTATTTGAGTGGTATCACTCCTGATAACAACCATACTATTCCATTTGGACTAACgcttttctgtttttttttcattggaTGCTCCACCAGCGCTTTATTCTTCAGTGCTCTCCTTTCCTGTTCTAAATTCTATAGTAACAGCAAATTATTATGCATCAGTCTACCAACAACTTTTTATGGAATATCTTCTATTTGGATGGGGTACATATTCACACATGTTAAATGGTTTTATACCTACTTTGATGGGGAAAAAGGTGATATACTGGATTTGCCTAAAGTTTTCAAGTTTTTaagtatattttatatgtGTATTTGCTTATTTGATTGGATTTCCACCAGTATTGTAGCAAggttaaaaaatgaaagcgtgtataaaaatactacAGCTGTTGCTCCAATTAGTGTTGCAAGTAGCGCTACAATTGCTGATGAGCATCAAGCTTTATTGCCAGAACAAGAATGTAGTATCACTGATATGGGTAAATCTTTATCTGAATTTTTCCGTTCATCTTCGACgtatcttttgtttttaacaatGTTTGGTTCGTTTGGTGTATTAGAATCATATTTAAGTAATATGGGGGcaatttcaaatttgtATAACAATAGTCATAGTAAAAAAGTATCTGCTCAGGAGACTTTAACTATATTTTCAGGTAATTCTACAtcaataagaataatagtAGGAGTATTATTGGACGTGTTAAATAGAATGTTTAGTAAAAGAGGTACCAGTactatcaaaaaaaataaaagcaacAGGCTTATAACTATGTCTATATTATGGGTATTACTAATGGTAGGTGCATTGTCTCagtatatatttgttatatttggAGACGATATCAGTTCTATAGCTTTAAATCTTGCTACTGCATGCTGTGGATTGGCTTACGGTGGATTATTTACTATATTTCCAAgtttagttttaaatatgtGGGGGCAAGATATATTTGGTACGTGTTATGGTAGTTTTATGGTTGCACCTGCTTTAGGTAGTACACTATACGGTATAATGTTTGCTAAAATATATGAAAGCACTGTTGGTGGAGGTGTAGGTAAGATTAGTTGTTTATTTAgtaattttatcattaccGGTAATACGTTTACggtttgtttaattttgagTTTTGTGAcatattattggtatttgTAG
- the KNH1 gene encoding Knh1p (similar to Saccharomyces cerevisiae YDL049C | KNH1 | Kre9(Nine) Homolog), protein MGFISILHILLLSIFTTRILCDVSVVKPNSGSTFDLSSGSQEITIEWVENNAAPLLSEMKYYSFLLCSGPNDKIQSIVYLNNKVLATEITDYTYTATIKNTVAKNGVFFVQVFASGDFGYTIHYSGRFTLTGMQGTVVPTSAAKTDNGAPNPQYYITGADGDGNDANTIATSINSASFSIPYPKQSGIVKYAPMQMQPKKKVTATTWTRQFPTSKVTFYGSFKKSLDCESTITPGWSYTITSDVNYATPASFPSDNGGWYDPKSKLSLTPRKMNLNNILNRDSSSTKSTASA, encoded by the coding sequence ATGGGATTCATATCAATATTACACATACTTTTATTGTCCATATTTACAACCCGCATCTTATGTGATGTTTCTGTGGTTAAACCCAATTCAGGCAGTACATTTGATCTATCATCTGGCTCACAAGAAATCACGATCGAATGGGTTGAAAATAATGCCGCACCATTATTATCCGAGATGAAATATTATTCGTTCCTGTTATGTTCAGGTccaaatgataaaatacaaTCTATTGtgtatttaaataataaagtgtTGGCTACTGAAATTACAGATTATACTTATACGGCAACCATCAAAAATACTGTTGCTAAAAatggtgttttttttgtccaaGTTTTTGCAAGTGGCGATTTCGGTTATACTATTCATTATTCTGGTAGATTTACTCTAACTGGTATGCAAGGTACTGTGGTACCAACTAGTGCAGCAAAAACTGATAACGGAGCTCCTAATCCACAATATTACATAACTGGCGCAGATGGCGATGGTAATGATGCAAATACTATTGCAACTTCTATTAACTCAGCCTCCTTTTCTATCCCATATCCAAAACAATCCGGTATAGTGAAATATGCCCCAATGCAAATGCagccaaagaaaaaagtgaCTGCCACTACTTGGACTAGACAATTTCCCACTAGTAAGGTTACCTTTTATggttcttttaaaaaatcctTAGATTGTGAAAGTACCATTACTCCAGGTTGGAGTTACACCATAACTAGTGACGTTAATTATGCTACACCTGCTTCATTCCCCAGTGATAATGGCGGGTGGTATGATCCTAAAAGTAAATTAAGCCTAACCCCTAGaaaaatgaatttaaataaCATATTAAATAGGGATAGTAGCTCCACCAAAAGTACTGCTAGTGcttga
- the SLC1 gene encoding 1-acylglycerol-3-phosphate O-acyltransferase SLC1 (similar to Saccharomyces cerevisiae YDL052C | SLC1 | SphingoLipid Compensation), translated as MPSLISKIIFYTKQIINITLFSFCALYGVVVSIVLKIIGKPRYAQWATARCWYYVIGWVLGLRVKLINEHILKESSPCIFVSNHQSSLDIFMIGRAFPPGCTVTSKKSLKYVPFLGWFMYLSDTLFLDRKNRTSSVQTLNKGLAKVVNEKRSLWIFAEGTRSKTTELTMLPFKKGAFYLASEGKIPIVPVVFSNTSTIMNDKLKIFNRGEIIVKVLDPIPTVNITTKEQIDELSVKVRDLMVKELKENVGYSIPTSVDTSLPKEYLEWKKAKSAATISATKSNSPVNSEATSIEENETTSLLRK; from the coding sequence ATGCCCAGCTTAATTTCTAAAATCATATTTTATACGAAACAGATAATTAATATAACACTGTTTTCATTCTGTGCATTATACGGTGTTGTAGTTTCCATTGTATTGAAAATTATCGGAAAACCAAGATATGCTCAATGGGCAACTGCAAGATGTTGGTACTATGTAATTGGCTGGGTTTTGGGTCTAAGAGTTAAATTAATCAATGAACATATTCTAAAAGAATCTTCACCATgcatttttgtttcaaatCACCAAAGTTCCTTAGATATTTTCATGATAGGTAGAGCTTTCCCCCCAGGATGCACTGTAACATCCAAAAAATCATTGAAATACGTTCCGTTTTTAGGTTGGTTTATGTATTTGAGTGATACCTTGTTTTTggatagaaaaaataggACTTCTTCGGTGCAAACTCTTAATAAAGGGTTAGCCAAAGTTGTTAACGAAAAAAGAAGTTTATGGATTTTTGCTGAAGGTACTAGATCTAAAACTACTGAATTAACTATGCTGCCATTTAAGAAAGGTGCTTTTTATTTGGCTAGTGAAGGTAAGATTCCTATTGTTCCTGTTGTTTTCAGTAACACAAGCACCATAATGAATGACAAATTAAAGATTTTCAATAGGGGGGAGATTATTGTTAAAGTTTTGGATCCTATTCCAACTGTTAATATCACAACCAAAGAGCAAATCGATGAGTTGAGTGTTAAAGTTAGAGACTTGATGGTTAAAGAACTAAAGGAAAATGTTGGGTATTCTATCCCAACTAGTGTTGATACTTCCTTACCAAAGGAATATTTGGAATGGAAAAAGGCCAAAAGCGCTGCCACTATTAGTGCTACAAAGAGTAACTCTCCTGTCAATAGTGAGGCCACTAGTATcgaagaaaatgaaactACATCTTTATTACGCaagtaa
- the LHP1 gene encoding tRNA maturation protein LHP1 (similar to Saccharomyces cerevisiae YDL051W | LHP1 | La-Homologous Protein), which yields MSDIVTKNDPTTSTTTTFSNEQKSQIVKQMEFYFSEHNFPYDNFLQQLSQSNEERWIPITTILTFNRMKKYRPADEVVNVLREQSTILEISTDGENIRRKIPLKLDELDKLKSNQLAKSCVLTNFPISEETNDFLAVQDRIEKFIDQTCNAEKKFQFKQIRLKYRRRFNNKYHKRSINGTDEHAEDRSGMEQVAKGVDNESVKEEVVKNADGKSDEAPSAIEEVVPDVNTNTNAVTTDDNSNSKENTAKSEDDSKSIKDNAGGKIFIDVVVVELDTPEQAKEFITHVNESNIEYENKKIVCLSQQAFNQQRMATKNKHFSGKKRSRSFSGPRKNMVSNRGKNNYKNRKFNRDNKNSNHKSDNVTDEVNTADAEH from the coding sequence ATGTCTGATATTGTTACCAAAAACGATCCTACTACCtccacaacaacaacattttCTAATGAACAAAAATCACAGATAGTCAAGCAAATggagttttatttttcagaACATAATTTCCCATATGACAATTTCTTGCAACAATTAAGTCAATCTAATGAAGAACGTTGGATTCCAATAACCACGATTTTAACCTTTAATAGAATGAAGAAATACAGACCAGCGGATGAAGTGGTTAATGTTTTAAGAGAACAAAGCACCATTTTAGAGATTAGCACCGATGGTGAAAACATTAGAAGAAAAATCCCCTTAAAACTTGATGAATtggataaattaaaaagcaATCAACTGGCTAAAAGTTGTGTTTTGACTAATTTCCCTATTTCTGAAGAAACAAACGATTTTCTTGCTGTTCAGGatagaattgaaaaatttattgatcAAACATGCAATGCTGAAAAGAAATTTCAATTCAAACAAATTAGATTAAAGTACCGTCGTAGGTTCAATAACAAGTATCATAAGCGTTCAATTAATGGTACTGACGAGCACGCAGAAGACAGATCTGGAATGGAACAAGTTGCTAAAGGTGTTGATAACGAATCCGTTAAGGAAGAAGTTGTTAAAAATGCTGATGGAAAATCTGACGAAGCACCATCTGCTATAGAAGAGGTTGTTCCAGAtgttaatactaatactaatgcTGTCACTACTGATGATAACAGTAATAGTAAGGAAAACACTGCAAAATCAGAAGATGACAGTAAAAGTATCAAGGATAATGCGGGAGGTAAAATCTTTAttgatgttgttgttgtcgaATTAGATACTCCCGAACAAGCCAAAGAGTTCATTACACATGTTAATGAATCTAATATTGAATacgaaaataaaaaaattgtgtgTTTAAGTCAACAAGCCTTTAATCAACAAAGAATGGCcactaaaaacaaacacTTTAGCGGTAAGAAAAGATCAAGAAGTTTTTCTGGcccaagaaaaaatatggtATCCAATAGAGGCAAAAacaattacaaaaatagaaaatttaatagagacaataaaaatagcaatCATAAAAGTGATAACGTGACCGATGAAGTTAATACTGCCGATGCAGAGCATTGA
- the PBP4 gene encoding Pbp4p (similar to Saccharomyces cerevisiae YMR173W | DDR48 | DNA Damage Responsive), which produces MSRLNWAAVASGANNIANTKNKNTNNNKTKNNKNKNKGPVNSSSSFTNLTGVNTTSTSSTTVSNNNPDTKASDNNNVTENNTPPYNKTEIRSYLHDNYQYYLKNNSPSIVTFDENFIHNSSSLSGVTNGMNYEGNKSMLSPVDNNDWDTATNNKKKRNRNKKYHILNNVYKELK; this is translated from the coding sequence atgtcACGTTTGAATTGGGCTGCTGTTGCAAGTGGTGCTAATAACATTGCTAATACTAAGAATAAgaataccaataataataaaactaagaacaacaaaaataaaaacaaaggTCCTGTAAATAGTAGCAGTAGTTTTACCAATCTTACTGGTGTTAATACTACAAGCACTTCTAGTACCACAgtatcaaataataatcccGATACAAAGGCcagtgataataataacgttACTGAGAATAATACACCACCttataataaaacagaAATTAGATCTTATCTACATGATAACTACCAGTACTATTTAAAGAATAATTCACCCTCCATAGTTACTTTTGATGAAAACTTTATACATAACAGTAGCAGTCTTTCAGGAGTAACCAATGGCATGAACTATGAGGGTAATAAGAGCATGTTATCACCAGtggataataatgattgGGATACTGCtacaaataataagaagaaaagaaatagaaataaaaagtatcatattttaaataatgtttATAAAGAGTTGAAATGA
- the NAM2 gene encoding leucine--tRNA ligase NAM2 (similar to Saccharomyces cerevisiae YLR382C | NAM2 | Nuclear Accommodation of Mitochondria), translating into MFKRPFIGISSHANKKLGNSITIIPTKRYSTTTSTPNEPSLPELCNKWDEKVTNFEVKLLKKKQGNDNKETPKKYILSMFPYPSGMLHIGHLRVYAISDALNRFYKLNGFNVIHPMGWDAFGLPAENAAIERKIDPNTWTKSNILKMKEQMKLMKVNFDWDREVTTCNPDYYKFTQYIFLQMFKNGLAYRKEAEINWDPVDKTVLANEQVDSQGRSWRSGAIVEKKLLKQWFLGITQYAHDLQADLKLLKNWPSNVKTMQKNWIGESTGTELKFKVNLEINDNVQKLDDYITAFTTRVDTLFSVQYLALALNHPIVKHLATKDQKLVEFIKTAEKLGPQNDSKMGYKLRGLNVYHPLVSNKKIPVYVAPYVIGSYGYGAVMGCPGHDERDYAFWVKANEDTHNNPVKIIKTIKPLNDDCEWTTPYTSKSGKLIIPNEILGYEFFNGLTVKEAQIAITEKLEKLGLGKFTTQFKIRDWLISRQRYWGTPIPIIHCNNCGPVAVPEKDLPVMLPKVTSLASKGNPLTFVDQFVNVKCPNCGHDAKRETDTMDTFMDSSWYFFRYIDPHNEKLPFDPEMARKLLPVDMYIGGVEHAILHLLYSRFMSKFLTKIGMWPNGGDFNGEPFQKLVTQGMVHGMTYINPENKRFLKPDELDFSKNPNNPIIKSNGKNPLISYEKMSKSKYNGADPKECIAKHGSDATRAHILFQAPISDILNWDESKIIGVERWLQRILKLCNSSISSSVKYDNQMAVLKSSKSLHNDEEVKFYNTLQKLLKSITIAFTDTLSLNTVISDYMKLTNLLYDNVNNASIDNQLKLNALVKLINVIYPITPCVSEEAAAIIVKNQNWNEELSRYWPDVEPIKQPNTVSYNVVINGKMRFIYCGSKDFIELHEGEIIKILTELPGGIKYLKGKDIMKVIVKKKVISFVLK; encoded by the coding sequence ATGTTCAAAAGACCATTTATTGGCATTAGTAGTCATGCCAATAAAAAACTTGGCAATTCAATTACTATTATTCCCACAAAAAGATATAGTACCACTACAAGTACACCCAATGAACCATCTTTACCCGAATTATGTAATAAATGGGATGAAAAAGTTACGAATTTTGAAgttaaattattgaaaaaaaaacaaggaaATGATAACAAAGAAACCcccaaaaaatatatattatccaTGTTTCCATATCCGTCAGGTATGTTACATATTGGACATTTAAGAGTTTACGCAATTAGCGATGCTTTGAACAGATTTTACAAACTTAATGGATTTAATGTTATTCATCCAATGGGATGGGATGCCTTTGGTCTACCTGCTGAAAACGCAGCaattgaaagaaaaattgatCCAAATACTTGGACTAAATCAAATATCCTTAAAATGAAAGAGCAaatgaaattaatgaaGGTTAATTTTGATTGGGATAGGGAAGTTACTACTTGTAATCcagattattataaattcacacaatatatttttttacaaatgtTTAAAAATGGATTAGCTTATCGTAAAGAGGCTGAAATTAATTGGGATCCGGTCGACAAGACTGTTTTGGCCAATGAGCAAGTTGATTCGCAAGGTAGGTCATGGAGATCGGGCGctattgttgaaaaaaaattattaaaacagTGGTTTTTAGGCATTACTCAATACGCCCATGATTTGCAAGCtgatttaaaacttttaaagaattggccttcaaatgttaaaactatgcaaaaaaattggattgGTGAATCTACTGGCACCGAATTGAAATTTAAAGTTAACTTGGaaataaatgataatgTTCAAAAACTTGACGATTACATAACGGCATTTACCACGAGGGTTGATACTTTATTTAGTGTTCAATATTTGGCATTGGCTTTGAATCATCCAATTGTCAAACATCTTGCTACGAAAGATCAAAAATTGgttgaatttattaaaactgCAGAAAAATTGGGCCCACAAAATGATTCAAAAATGGGTTACAAACTTAGAGGTCTAAATGTTTATCATCCATTGGtatccaataaaaaaataccgGTATATGTAGCACCATATGTCATTGGTAGTTATGGTTACGGTGCAGTTATGGGATGTCCAGGCCATGACGAGCGTGACTATGCATTTTGGGTCAAGGCTAACGAAGATACACACAATAATCCtgttaaaataattaaaactattaaaCCTTTGAATGATGACTGTGAATGGACCACACCATATACCTCTAAATCAGGTAAATTGATAATTCCAAATGAAATTCTTGGGtatgaattttttaatgggtTGACTGTAAAAGAAGCCCAAATTGCTATTACTGAGAAACTGGAGAAATTAGGTCTAGGAAAATTTACCACCCAATTCAAAATTAGAGATTGGTTAATTTCTCGACAACGTTATTGGGGAACACCAATTCCTATTATCCACTGCAACAACTGTGGTCCAGTGGCCGTTCCTGAAAAAGATTTGCCTGTCATGTTGCCAAAGGTTACTTCGCTAGCTTCAAAGGGCAATCCATTAACTTTTGTTGATCAGTTTGTTAATGTTAAATGTCCGAATTGTGGTCATGATGCTAAAAGAGAGACGGATACTATGGACACGTTTATGGACAGCTCATGGTACTTTTTCAGATATATTGATCCGCACAATGAAAAGTTGCCCTTCGATCCAGAAATGGCACGCAAATTACTGCCCGTAGATATGTACATTGGTGGGGTGGAACATGCGATTTTGCATTTGTTATATTCAAGGTTCATGTCCAAATTTTTGACTAAAATTGGTATGTGGCCAAATGGCGGTGATTTTAATGGAGAGCCTTTTCAAAAGTTAGTTACGCAAGGTATGGTTCACGGTATGACATATATCAAtccagaaaataaaagatttttgaAGCCTGATGAATTGGATTTCTCCAAGAACCCAAATAACCCAATTATAAAGTCAAATGGTAAAAACCCCTTGATTTCGTATGAAAAAATGTCCAAATCGAAATACAATGGCGCTGATCCTAAAGAATGTATTGCAAAACATGGTTCAGATGCTACAAGGGCACATATTCTGTTCCAAGCACCAATAAGTGATATTTTGAATTGGGACGAATCAAAGATAATTGGCGTGGAGCGTTGGTTGCAAcgtattttaaaattatgcAATAGTTCCATATCAAGTTCGGTTAAATATGATAATCAAATGGCTGTTTTGAAAAGTTCCAAATCGCTACataatgatgaagaagtTAAATTCTATAATACATTACAAAAGTTGCTAAAGAGTATTACTATAGCTTTTACGGACACATTGTCTTTAAATACTGTTATATCAGATTATATGAAATTGACTAATCTGCTCTATGATAATGTGAATAACGCCTCCATTGATAATCAATTAAAACTAAATGCTTTGGTCAAGTTGATTAATGTTATATATCCCATAACACCGTGTGTTAGCGAAGAAGCTGCTGCTATTATAGTTAAGAACCAAAATTGGAATGAAGAGTTAAGTAGATATTGGCCGGATGTGGAACCAATCAAACAACCAAATACTGTCTCTTATAATGTTGTGATTAATGGGAAAATGAGGTTTATATATTGTGGATCCAAGgattttattgaattgCATGAAGgtgaaattattaaaatactaACCGAGTTACCGGGAgggataaaatatttgaaaggTAAGGACATTATGAAAGTCATtgttaagaaaaaagtaataagttttgttttaaaatag
- the FBP1 gene encoding fructose 1,6-bisphosphate 1-phosphatase (similar to Saccharomyces cerevisiae YLR377C | FBP1 | Fructose-1 6-BisPhosphatase) gives MSAANDQSIDTNITTLSTFILNSQKELGTTKNATGDLTLLLNSLQFAFKFISHTINKSELINLIGVNNTINSTGDVQKKLDVLGDEIFINAMRNSGKVKVLVSEEQEDLIIFDEATGAKYCVCCDPIDGSSNIDAGVSVGTIVSVFKIRENSDGTIHDVLRSGDDMVVACYAMYGASTHLMITFGNGLNGFTLDTSLGEFILTYKDMKLPELRSIYSINEGNYSGWAPEIQNFIDDLKKTKQYNARYIGSMVADVHRTLLYGGLFSYPADGKNKNGKLRLLYEAFPMALIVEQAGGKAVNDKGKRILDLTPKNIHDKSSIWLGSSGEVDKYLSYIKK, from the coding sequence atgtccGCAGCAAATGATCAATCAATCGATACAAATATCACCACCTTATCtacttttatattaaaCAGTCAAAAAGAACTGGGTACCACCAAGAATGCTACTGGTGATTTAACTCTATTATTGAACTCTTTGCAATTCGCCTTCAAATTTATCTCTCATACCATAAACAAGTCAGAActaattaatttaattgGTGTAAATAACACAATAAATAGTACTGGCGATGtacaaaagaaattggATGTTTTGGGTGAtgaaattttcattaatgCCATGAGAAATAGTGGTAAAGTAAAAGTACTAGTTAGTGAAGAGCAAGAGgatttgattatttttgatgAGGCCACAGGCGCCAAATATTGTGTTTGTTGTGATCCAATCGATGGTAGTTCCAATATCGATGCTGGTGTTTCTGTGGGTACCATTGTCTctgttttcaaaattagaGAAAATAGTGATGGTACTATCCACGATGTTTTGAGAAGTGGTGATGACATGGTAGTTGCTTGTTATGCCATGTATGGTGCCTCTACCCATTTGATGATCACTTTTGGCAACGGGTTGAATGGGTTTACCTTGGACACTTCTTTGGgtgaatttattttaacttATAAAGATATGAAATTGCCTGAATTAAGGAGTATTTATTCGATCAATGAGGGTAATTACTCGGGTTGGGCTCCTGAGATCCAGAATTTTATCGatgatttgaaaaagacCAAACAATATAATGCACGTTACATTGGTTCAATGGTTGCTGATGTTCATAGAACGTTGTTGTATGGTGGTTTGTTTTCGTATCCTGCTGATggtaaaaacaaaaatggtaaattaAGATTGTTATATGAAGCGTTCCCAATGGCTCTAATTGTAGAACAGGCTGGTGGTAAAGCTGTGAATGACAAGGGCAAACGTATCTTGGATTTAActccaaaaaatattcacgACAAAAGCAGTATTTGGTTAGGATCAAGTGGTGAAGTTGACAAGTATTTGAGTTATATCAAGAAATGA